Proteins from a single region of Schistocerca gregaria isolate iqSchGreg1 chromosome 3, iqSchGreg1.2, whole genome shotgun sequence:
- the LOC126355498 gene encoding cuticle protein 65-like isoform X12: MKVLLVLSAVLAAAAAKPGYLGAAHGLVAAAPALAYGGVHPGYAAYGPAPVAVGPGGYLLDTPAVAAARGAHLAAVAQTRARDAAVAHLAYAAAPALGLGYGHGLAYGHGLGYGYGHGYHG; the protein is encoded by the exons ATGAAGGTCCTGCTG GTTCTGAGCGCCGTGCTGGCGGCCGCCGCGGCCAAGCCGGGCTACCTGGGCGCGGCCCACGGGCTggtggcggcggcgccggcgctgGCCTACGGCGGCGTGCACCCCGGCTACGCGGCCTACGGTCCCGCCCCCGTAGCGGTGGGCCCCGGCGGCTACCTGCTGGACACTCCCGCCGTGGCTGCCGCCCGCGGCGCCCACCTGGCCGCCGTCGCCCAGACCCGCGCCCGCGACGCCGCCGTCGCCCACCTCGCCTACGCCGCCGCCCCCGCGCTCGGCCTGGGCTACGGTCACGGGCTCGCCTACGGCCACGGCCTCGGCTACGGCTACGGTCACGGCTACCACGGCTAA